The Bubalus kerabau isolate K-KA32 ecotype Philippines breed swamp buffalo chromosome X, PCC_UOA_SB_1v2, whole genome shotgun sequence genome has a segment encoding these proteins:
- the LOC129639379 gene encoding uncharacterized protein CXorf66 homolog, giving the protein MNLFIYVLLLSIWTNSCLDRNESNGSATAVTTHAEFKQTKLQELRRRLLIIVIGTLITGCMVTCTCFLHYSCDSKEAHKAAKDKKEDITIKASGSTKISFTDSKSPTAGLGDPERQSVVSRIDKSSGPSSPRKVPSSAEKSVRPSSQKKPSKPSAPKKVLGSPPKEKLHRTCSPKKAHRQAHAHKLVGQVSPSYPEKAIKPTWPPSLQCQVKPTKTPLPYPKNQSFPEQSSVDKLTKCQRYLKLKCPASAGRAEILSRPQPVKFCRCYKEKCLVCRAVSEPFITHVSEANKKHVPVPLFSRELKHFYKSYKKKQSKYNTLYGNMSDSDITTYNSDGESDREVIIFCNIKCKEDIYKNSRNN; this is encoded by the exons ATGAATCTCTTCATTTATGTCCTCCTTTTATCAATTTGGACAAATAGTTGTTTAGATAGAAATGAAAGCAATGGATCTGCTACTGCAG TAACTACACATGCTGAATTCAAGCAGACCAAACTGCAGGAATTACGGCGACGTCTACTCATTATTGTAATTGGTACCCTCATCACTGGCTGTATGGTCACGTGTACCTGCTTTCTTCACTATAGCTGTGATAGCAAGGAAGCCCATAAAGCAGCCAA GGACAAGAAAGAAGATATCACCATCAAGGCATCCGGGTCAACTAAAATATCATTTACTGACTCCAAGTCACCGACTGCTGGTCTGGGCGATCCAGAAAGACAATCTGTGGTATCCAGAATAGATAAGTCATCTGGGCCCTCAAGTCCACGAAAAGTTCCTTCAAGTGCAGAAAAGTCAGTCAGGCCCTCGAGTCAAAAAAAACCATCCAAGCCATCAGCTCCCAAAAAAGTGTTAGGATCACCCCCCAAGGAAAAGTTGCATAGAACATGCAGTCCAAAAAAGGCACATAGGCAGGCTCATGCCCATAAGCTAGTCGGTCAGGTCAGTCCATCCTATCCAGAGAAGGCCATCAAGCCAACTTGGCCACCAAGTCTACAGTGTCAGGTCAAGCCAACCAAAACTCCTCTACCCTATCCAAAGAATCAAAGCTTCCCTGAGCAATCAAGTGTAGATAAACTGACCAAATGCCAGAGATATCTTAAACTAAAATGCCCAGCTAGTGCAGGTAGGGCAGAAATATTATCTAGGCCTCAACCAGTGAAGTTTTGTCGATGCTACAAGGAAAAGTGCCTTGTTTGCAGAGCTGTTTCTGAGCCATTCATCACTCATGTTTCAGAAGCAAATAAAAAGCATGTTCCGGTTCCACTGTTTTCACGCGAATTGAAGCACTTTTACAAGtcatataaaaagaaacaatccaaatacaACACACTGTATGGCAACATGAGTGACAGTGATATCACAACATATAACAGTGATGGTGAGAGTGACAGGGAGGTGATTATATTCTGCAATATAAAATGCAAGGAAGACATCTATAAAAACTCCCGAAATAATTAA